Part of the Desulfobacteraceae bacterium genome, GCGTAGCGGCCACAGTTCGACAAATCAGCGGCGCGGGCGGGGCGATCGACCCCGCCCGCGCTTTTTTGACCCCGTCCGCCCCGACGGCCGCGCCTGCCGGCAAAAAAAACCCCGGCCGTTGCGTGTTGACGCATCGGCCGGGGTGGGTTGGCGTCCGGCATTTCCCCGCCCGCTAAGCGCTGGGCGCGGGGTGTCCGCTAGGCCGCCGATTCGGGGTGAAACACGTTGACCTCCTTGAGGTCCTCGCCGAGGTACTCGCGCTCGTTGGGGCCCAGGATCCCCAGCGACAGACAGATCAACGTCCACAGGTGCACCGTGTGGTAGCCGGCCTCGAAGTGCTCG contains:
- a CDS encoding oxidoreductase, translated to EHFEAGYHTVHLWTLICLSLGILGPNEREYLGEDLKEVNVFHPESAA